The sequence ATGACCGCAACTCCGCCTCGGTGGGCGCGTGCGCGTGGAGCGAGTGCGCGTACTCGGTGCTCGCCACCGTGGTGAGCACCGCCGTCCCCGGACAGGCCGTCATCGACGCGGGCTCCAAGGCGCTGGCGAAGGAGGAGGGCTTCGCGCCCGAGGGAGGCTACGGCGCCCTGCTGGACAGACCGGAGGTATTGGTGCGCGGGCTGTCCGAGGAGCACGGCCTGCTGGACCTCTCCGCCACCGCGTGGCGCCCGCGCGTGGGAGAGCGCGTGCGCGTGGTGCCCAACCACGTCTGCACCTCCGTCAACCTGCACGAGCGGCTGCACGTGCTGCGCGGTGGAGCGCGGCACGCGACGTGGGCTGTCGCGGCGCGAGGGTGGTGAGCGTCAGCCCAGCCGCTCCAGCTCGCGGGACAGCAGCGTCTCCAGGTCGCGGATGCTGCGGTAGACGATGCAGCGGTACGAGGCCACGTCGAAGCGCAACTCGCGCACGTCTCGCACCATCAGGATGGTGGGCCGTCCCTTGCCCCACGCGTAGCCCACCTCCAGGTACACGTTGGGGTTGGCCATGGACAGGTCGGCGATGACGACCTTCGCCGTGTCGATGCGCTCGCGGATGCGCTGGATGATGGGGCCGTCGAACACGGCCTGGTCCACGCGCTCGCACAGCAGGCCCGCGGCCTTCACCGGCCCCTGGATGCCGTAGTGGTACGTGTCCTCCAATTCGGGCGCGAAGGGCATGGCCACGAAGGCGTGCGGCTTCGCCATGGACACCGTGCCCGCCGTGGCCATGGGCGGTGCCTGGACGAAGGCATTCATCCGCTGCACGCGGAAGCCTCCGCCCGGCAGCGCCGTCACGCCGGGCGTGCCGCTGAGTCCGCGCTCCATCGCCTTGCGCAGCCGGTTGGCGCGCTGCGCGTTGAGCTCCACCACCGTGAAGCGCTCCAGGGCCCGGGGCCCGGAGCCGCGCTGGAAGGCCTCGACGAGCCCGCCGACGAAGGCCAGCACCGCCTCGTCCTCGTCGAGCCCGTAGTTGGGCCCGTGCACCGTGCCCGCCACGTGCTTCAATTCCGAGTGGGACTCCAGCGCCTTCAGCGCACGCACGGTGAACTGGCGAATCTCGTGGTAGCCGAAGTCCCCCAGCCGCACCGTGCCCACGAAGAGCGCCAGCGGCGAGCCGAGACTCCCGCGCGTCTCCACGAAGCGGAACTCGCCGGGGTGGAGCTCCAGTTGGGACGGCGGCACGCCCACGGCCCGGAGCCGCTCCGCCGCCGCGCCCGCCGCGCCGTAGAGCCGCTGGGCATACTTGAACACCACGGCGTCCGCGGACGTGGCCGCGAGGTCGCCTACTTCCAGCACCACGTCCAGGGAGACGCTCATCACCCCCGACTGTAGGCGCTCCCGCCACGTCTCCCCAACCCGGCTCCGGGCCGTCCGCAGGGAAAGGAAATTCGAAGCTCCCCCGCAAATTCTCAACGATTGAGTGCGACCCGTTTGAAAGTCTCCATCCGTATTGTGCTATGAGCCCCGACCTTCCCGGTAAGTCCGGGTACCCCATGCGTAAGGGGGGGGTCCATCCCGACATGGCCATACCGGCAGCGGGACGCGGAGGAGTGACACATGGCGAGCATCGGCATCGTTGGCGCCGGCACGGCCGGCCTGCACCTCGGACTCAAGCTGCTTTCCCACGGCATCTCCGTGACGCTGTACGCGGAGCAGGACCCGGCGAAGCTGCGCCTGGGCCGGCTGCCCAACACGGTGGCGCACCACGCGCCCACGCGCGCCCGGGAGCGCGAATTGGACGTGGCCCACTGGGGCGGGCCGCAGGCGGACATGTACCAGGTGGACATCCACGTGAATGGGCCGCAGTCCTTCGGGCTGAGCGGCCGGCTGGAGAGCCCGACGATTTTCGTCGACTACCGCCTGTACCAGCCGAAGCTGGCCGAGGACCTCGTCGCGCGCGGAGGCGTGCTGGAGGTGCGCTCGGTGGACGCGGCCGGGCTGGAGGCGCTGTCCACGCAGCATGACCTCGTGGTGGTGGCCACGGGCCGCAACGGGCTGACGGCGCTCTTCCCGCGCATCCCCGAGCTCTCGCCGCACACGAAGCCCCCGCGCCTGCTGTTCGCCGCGCTGCTCAAGGGCGTGCAGATGCAGGACCCGATTGGGATGCACGCGAACCTGATTCCCGGCCAGGGCGAGATTTTCGAGTCGCAGGTCGTCTCGCGCCAGGGCCGCGTTCCGAGCATCCTCGTGGAGGCGCTGCCCGGGAGTGAGCTGGCGGTGCTGAGCACGCAGCGGTACGACGCGGACCCGCGCGCCTTCGAGGCGCTGCTGATGGACCGGCTGCGCCGCTTCGCGCCGGCCACGTACGAGCGGGTGAATCCGGCCGAGTTCGGCATCCTCGGTCCCATGGACTGGCTGCAGGGTTCCTTCACACCGACGGTGCGCCGGGGCTGGGCTCCGCTGGCGAATGGCCGCTTCGTGATGGCAGTGGGCGACACGCACGTGACGAATGACCCCGTCGCGGGCCAGGGTGCCAACGCGGCGTCGGCTTCGGCGTTCGCGATGGCGGAGAGCATCATCGAGGCGCTGGCGGCGGAGCGTCCGTTCGACGAGGGCTTCTGTCGCGCGACGGAGGAGAAGACGTGGGCCGCGGCGGCTCCGGCGACGTACTGGACCAACGCGCTGCTGCAGCCGCCTCCGCCGCATGTGGTGGAAGTGCTCGTGGCCGGCAGCCAGGAGCCGCGCGTGGCGGATGCCTTCGTCAACGCGTTCATGATTCCGGAGCACATCCTCGGTGCGTGCGCGAGCCCGGAGAGCGCCGCCGCGTTCCTCGCGAAGAACCGTCCCGCACCCGCGCGCGAGGCCCCGCCCGTCCACGAGGCGCTCGCGTGGCACCCGATTCCCGAGGAGGTCGTGGCGCCCGTCGCCGTGGTGCGCTGAGCCTCCGGGCCCGGCTGCATATGGAGCCTTCCTTTTCACCGCTGCCGGTGCACTGAACGGAAGGCCTCACACATTCCAGCCGGGAATAGCGCGCGCCATTATGGTGCGCGCCATGCGATTCGCCATCGTCGGTTCAGGTGGGGTGGGCGGCTACTACGGCGCCCGGTTGGTGCGCGCGGGGCAGGAGGTGACGTTCCTCGCCCGGGGCGCGCACCTGCGAGCCATGCGGGAGCGGGGACTGAGCATCCGGAGCGCGGAGGGAGACTTCACCGTTCCCGTGCGCGCCGAGGAGGACCCGTCCCGCGTGGGCCCCGTGGACGTCATCGTCCTCGCGGTGAAGAACTACGACGTTCCCTCCGTGCTGCCCATGGTGAAGACACTCGCCGCCGCGTCGGACCGGCCCGCGTTGGGAGGCACCACCGCCGCCATCCTCACGCTGCAGAACGGCGTGGACAGCCCCAACGAGGTGGCCGCCATCGTGGGCAAGGCCCCGGTCATCGGCGGCACCACGTACATCTCCACCGCCATCTCCGAGCCGGGCGTCATCTCCCAGACGGGCACGCTCCACCGCATCATCCTCGGCGAGGTATTCGGCGACACATCCCGCGTCTCCTCGCGAGCCCAGACGCTGCGCGACACGCTGGCCGGCGCGGGGCTCAACGTCGAGGCGGTACCGGACGCACGCAAGCCACTCTGGGAGAAGCTCGCGTTCCTCGCGCCCATGTCCGGCTTCTGCACCGCGGCCCGCCTCCCGCTGGGGCCGCTGCGCGACGCGGGGCCGGCATTCCGGGAGCAATTCCGGGAGGCCGCGGCCGAGGTGCTCCGCGTCGCCAACGCCGAGGGCGTGGCCACCACCACCCGCGCCGAGGACGTGGCGGCCTTCATGGAAGGGCTCCAGGCCGACATGCGTCCCTCGATGATGGTGGACTTCGAGGCCGGCAAGCCGCTGGAGGTCGAGTACCTCCAGGGCACGGTGTCACGACGGGGCCGCGCCCGGGGCGTGCCCACGCCGGTGATGAGCACGCTCTATTCCCTCCTGCTGCCGCACGCGGGCGGAGCGCCGAAGTCATGAGGCACTTCGCCCTGCTGCTCGTCGTGCTCACCTCCTGCGCGCCCAGGATGGTGTCGGTTCCTCCGCCCCCCCTGAACCTCGAAGATGAGTCCACTTCACGCGACGCACTCAAGGAGGCCATCCGGGAGACCATCGCCTCCCATCGCGGAGAGGTCGTCGCCTGCTACGAGGAGACCCGCAGAGCGAGAAGGTCCACGCCCGAAGGCAAGCTGGTCGTCCGCTTCACCATCCAGACCGATGGCACGGTGAGCAGCCCCAACGTGCAAACGTCCACAGTCCAATCCCAGATGTTCGAGCGCTGCGTCCTGGATAGGCTCTCGACCTGGCTCTTTCCGCGCCAACAGCCCCCCGGCGTGGTCGTCGTCGCCTATCCGTTCATCTTCAAACGTGCGCCTGCCGACCCACCAGCCAAACACCCGCCCACGCAATGAATGAACGGGATTGGCATATGAACAGGTCATGACCGAGCCGAAGCCGCGCCCTGCCTCGAAGAACGACCTGCCGCCCCTCGCGGGCCGCGTGGCCTTCCTCGCCGTCGCGTCCGGCCTGACGCCACTCATCCCCGTGCCCTTCCTGGACGACTACGCCCTGAGCCAGGTGCGCGAGGGCATGGTCCGGCAGATTCTCGGCGAGCACGGCCTGCCCACGCCGGACAAGGCGGTGGCTGTGCTCGCGGGCTCGAACGTGAGCGCCTCGCTGGTCGGCCACGTGAAGGGCTTCCTCAAGAGCGTGGTGTTGCTCCCCATGCAGTGGGTCTTCCGCAAGGTCTTCTTCGTGCTGTGGGTGAAGGACTGCGTGGACATGGCCTCCACGTCCCTGCACCACGGCTTCCTGCTCACCCACGCGGTGGAGCGCGGAGACCTCGACGCGAAGGCCCTGTCGTCGGGCGACATGCCGAAGCGAATCTACGACGCCATGGTGGCCGCCTGCGCGGAGGTGGACGCGCGTCCCATCAACCAGATTCTGCGCCGCCTCTTCGCGAGCAGCCGCCTGCTGATGGCCGAGGCCACTCGCGCCTTCTTCAACCCGAAGCAGACGGGCCCCCGCACGCCCGACGCGGCGGAGAGCGCCGAGGTGAAGTCCCTGACGGACCGGCTGCTGGCGGAGCTCTGGGAGGAGCGCGGCTACTTCGCCGTCCTCCGGCAGCACTACGACAAGCACCTCGCGGCAGGCACGGCCGCGAGCGGCTCACGGAGTTGACGCGGCGGTGGCCCCTGCCTCGCGGATGCGCCGCGAGAAGTCCGGCTGCCCGTTGGCCGCCATCGCCTGCACGTTGATGCGGTGCCGGGCGCGCACCACCTCCAGCGGCGCGTCCTTCTCGATGAGGCCCAGCTCGTACGCGAGCGCATCCGAGTACGCCGGCAGCAACGTCCGGTGGTCATACGGCACCTTCACCGCGCTCACCTTCTCCACGTGGCGCACGAGGTTGGTGGTGCAGTTGCTGGTGAGCGTGTCGTAGAACTCCGGCCGCTCGTGCAGCGCGTTCATCCGCGCCACCATGTCCAGGAAGAAGGTGGCGATGCGCTCCTTCGACGCGTCCACCGGGTACAGGTACACGTCGTCCTTGCGGTGGTTGGAGCGCAGCTGGATGAGGTCTCGCTCGTCGCCCACCACGTAGATGAGCTCGAACTGGCGGAACAGGCCGCCCAGCGCGGAGAACGTCTCGCCCTTCTCGCGCCGCACCTCCACGGAGAAGACGACGTAGCGCCCGTCCGCGAAGCCGAAGCTCACCATGGTGTGCGCCGCGCCATAGAAGCCGGAGAACGGCTCCACGATGAACCACGCCCCCGTCAGCTCGCGCGTGTCGTACGTGGCCGTGTACCAGCTCGCGTCCCAGTCGGTGGTGCTGCGGTAGCGGAAGTCGCGCACGTCATGAATCGTCACGCGCGTGCCGTCCACCTCCGCCCGCGCCGCGCGCGCCAGGTCCGGCGCCCAGTCGCGCTGGTCCGACGGCTGCACCGTCCGCACCCAGCCGTAGATGGCCGCGCAGCCCGCCACCACCACGGCCACCGCCACCCGCCAGGAGCTCCGCCGCCACAGCGCCACGGCCACCGCAACCAGCACCAGCGCCGGCAGCGCCCTTACGAGGTGCGCCCCTTCCGGCCCCGCACCCGTCAGGGCCAGGGCGAGCGCGGCCCACCCGGTGCCCAGCAGCAGCACGAGGCCGGTGAGAATTCGGGAGAGAAGGCGCATGGCGCGAGTATCCGCGTCCCCGCGCGGACTGTCACCGGCCTGCCACAACACCTCCGATACTGGTGCGGGCCGCGAGGCCTGTTCACTCTCCGGCTGAGTCCCTGCCGCCCGGGCCGATTGGCCTCGCGCGAGGAGCGGAGCAGCGTGCCCAACCCCGCGTCCGGAACCCGCGCCGGGCCTCGCCGGGACGTGGAGACAGGAGCGTCATGATGCGGAAGTCCATGCTGACACGTCTCGCCGTACCGGGCCTGGTGGCCTGCGCCCTGTGGCTCGCCGGATGTGGCGACAAGAAGGCGAATGCCACCCTCTCGGGAGCCCAGGAGGTGCCGCCCACAACGACTGATGCGACCGGCACCGTCACCGCGGAGCTGGATGGTGACGAGCTGAAGGTCGCCGGCAGCTTCACCAACCTGAGCAGTGCCCTGTTCCCCGTCTCCGGCAGCGCCGCCCACGTCCACAACGCCGCCCGGGGACAGAACGGGCCCATCCTCTTCAACCTCGAAATCACCAGCACCGACGACCTCAACGGCGTCTTCTCCGGCAGCAAGACGCTGAACAGCGACGAGAAGGACGCCTTCGAGAACGGCAACCTCTACGTCAACGTCCACACCGTGAACTTCAACGGCGGAGAGATTCGCGGCCAGCTCGAGCCCTGAGCCCCGCGCTCCCCCGCACCGCGGTACCGCGCGCCCTGCCCTCCTGACGCGCCGCCCCGACTCCACACGGGGCGCCCGGGAGGCATGGCGCGCCCTTTCTTCAGTCACCGGTGCTGTGAGGCGAAGCCGTGGCCCGAGCCGCGGTTGCACGACGTCTCGCGCCGTGGATTCCGGCAAAACCACTAAGTCGGACGAATCCCGTTTCCGCTCCAATCACGTGACAGATACATCCACGTGGCGTAACGCGTCACGAGGCGGCGGCTCGGCACCCGGCTGCGAGCCCTCGCAAGCATTCGTAATTGTTTGATTTCTTATGCACCGAGGAATTCTCGGCTTCAAACTTTCCACCGGGAATGCACGAAGCTCACGTCAGATCCGTGATTCATGCTAGGGATGTATCACTGCATCCAGTGGCAGATAGTGCCGCCGTCCCAGAAGACGATGG comes from Pyxidicoccus parkwaysis and encodes:
- a CDS encoding CHRD domain-containing protein, whose product is MMRKSMLTRLAVPGLVACALWLAGCGDKKANATLSGAQEVPPTTTDATGTVTAELDGDELKVAGSFTNLSSALFPVSGSAAHVHNAARGQNGPILFNLEITSTDDLNGVFSGSKTLNSDEKDAFENGNLYVNVHTVNFNGGEIRGQLEP
- a CDS encoding Lnb N-terminal periplasmic domain-containing protein, with the translated sequence MRLLSRILTGLVLLLGTGWAALALALTGAGPEGAHLVRALPALVLVAVAVALWRRSSWRVAVAVVVAGCAAIYGWVRTVQPSDQRDWAPDLARAARAEVDGTRVTIHDVRDFRYRSTTDWDASWYTATYDTRELTGAWFIVEPFSGFYGAAHTMVSFGFADGRYVVFSVEVRREKGETFSALGGLFRQFELIYVVGDERDLIQLRSNHRKDDVYLYPVDASKERIATFFLDMVARMNALHERPEFYDTLTSNCTTNLVRHVEKVSAVKVPYDHRTLLPAYSDALAYELGLIEKDAPLEVVRARHRINVQAMAANGQPDFSRRIREAGATAASTP
- a CDS encoding styrene monooxygenase/indole monooxygenase family protein; the encoded protein is MASIGIVGAGTAGLHLGLKLLSHGISVTLYAEQDPAKLRLGRLPNTVAHHAPTRARERELDVAHWGGPQADMYQVDIHVNGPQSFGLSGRLESPTIFVDYRLYQPKLAEDLVARGGVLEVRSVDAAGLEALSTQHDLVVVATGRNGLTALFPRIPELSPHTKPPRLLFAALLKGVQMQDPIGMHANLIPGQGEIFESQVVSRQGRVPSILVEALPGSELAVLSTQRYDADPRAFEALLMDRLRRFAPATYERVNPAEFGILGPMDWLQGSFTPTVRRGWAPLANGRFVMAVGDTHVTNDPVAGQGANAASASAFAMAESIIEALAAERPFDEGFCRATEEKTWAAAAPATYWTNALLQPPPPHVVEVLVAGSQEPRVADAFVNAFMIPEHILGACASPESAAAFLAKNRPAPAREAPPVHEALAWHPIPEEVVAPVAVVR
- a CDS encoding AgmX/PglI C-terminal domain-containing protein: MRHFALLLVVLTSCAPRMVSVPPPPLNLEDESTSRDALKEAIRETIASHRGEVVACYEETRRARRSTPEGKLVVRFTIQTDGTVSSPNVQTSTVQSQMFERCVLDRLSTWLFPRQQPPGVVVVAYPFIFKRAPADPPAKHPPTQ
- a CDS encoding ketopantoate reductase family protein, with the translated sequence MRFAIVGSGGVGGYYGARLVRAGQEVTFLARGAHLRAMRERGLSIRSAEGDFTVPVRAEEDPSRVGPVDVIVLAVKNYDVPSVLPMVKTLAAASDRPALGGTTAAILTLQNGVDSPNEVAAIVGKAPVIGGTTYISTAISEPGVISQTGTLHRIILGEVFGDTSRVSSRAQTLRDTLAGAGLNVEAVPDARKPLWEKLAFLAPMSGFCTAARLPLGPLRDAGPAFREQFREAAAEVLRVANAEGVATTTRAEDVAAFMEGLQADMRPSMMVDFEAGKPLEVEYLQGTVSRRGRARGVPTPVMSTLYSLLLPHAGGAPKS